A stretch of DNA from Methanoplanus endosymbiosus:
CCGGATACCAAAGACAGGGCTATGGGGAGAGCCGATAAGACAGAGAAGGGCCATAATCACAAATGATTATTCTGCTGATAACCCCGGAAAAAAGGGTCTGCCAAAAGGGCATGTTGGAATAACAAGACATCTCGGTGTCCCAATATTTGACGGCGAAAAGATAGTCCTGCTTGCCGGTGTCGCAAATAAAGAGAAAGAATACGATGAATCAGACATCCGGCAGATAACTCTCCTGATGAAAGGGCTGTGGAATACCATCAGGCAGCACGAATATGAGAGAAAAATTGAAACAGCAAAGAGGGAGCTCAGGGATATAAAGGCAGGGATCAGCCCCGATAACAACAGCCCTAAGAAGAATGAGACGAACAGCCATTTAGCTGCATCACCTGAAATCTCCTCAAAAAAAACGGTTGAAACATTCCTGAACACAAACTACCTGAACCTAAAAAAACTTCAGGATGTCCAGGATTTACTCTCAGCGGTAACTGGAATATCAATGGTTATTTCATCAGCAGACGGACACCCTGTAACAAAATTCAGCAAATCCGGCAGCATATGCGATATTCTCAGTCAGAATTATGAAAAAGCAGGAGAGATCTGCAAAAAACATTCTGTACAGGCCATAGAATACATCAAAAGAAATAATATTCCAAAAACCTGGGAATGTGAGGCAACAGGACTGATCTGCGGAGCCGTCCCGGTAAATATCTCAGAAGAGCCTGACGGAATATGGTATATCGGCAATTGCAGGATTAAAACGGGATATGAAAAACTTACCCGTTTCCTGAAATCTGTTCAGGCTGACGAAGAGACTTCCAGTAAGATAATAAATGAATACCTGGCCCAAAAAATATATTCAAAAGATGAATTTGAAGACATCATCAGTCTGGTATGGCATCTGAGCATTTATCTCTCCCATATCAAAGATATAAACCTCAGACAATTAAGAGATGCTGAAGCAAGAGAGAGCTATTATGAAAACTCCGGTAAACTAAAGGAGATGGGACTGAAAATACTGAAAGCAGATTCTATTGACGAAATATTCAGAATAATTCTAAGTACTGCAATTGAGGTCTCAGATATGGACTGCGGTGCAATATATATTTACGATGAAAAATCCGGTTCGATGCACCTCAGGAATTATACCGGATTAACAGAGGAATTCATAAAATACATAGAAAAAACCGTTTTTTGCGACAGATATTACAATAGAATTCTCAAAGGCGACTGCATATATGACTGTTGCAGCAATACCTCCGGAGAATACAGCAAAGAGAATTTAGTCCACGAAAATCTTAAGACATCAGGAATAATTCCCATTATTCACTATTCCGGGATAAAAGGATGTATTGTAGTCGCATCCCATACAGCAGATCAGATAGAATATGATAAAAAACTCATTCTGGAAGCATTATCTGCACAGGTCGCAGTCAGTATTACCAAAGATTAATAATATATCCATTCCCTCACAGGGACGATAAATATACCTCTCTTTTTCTCTGCCCATAATTTACAGACCACGTCATAATTTCAAAGCCATAGAGCCGGCAAATACCTTAAGTCAGCCTATTAGCACCAAAGATATAACCATTCCGGCAGGCCGCCCCAACATGCACAAACTATTTATCAGATGATCTGCCAAGAAGAGTTTATAAGACTCCTTAAAAAGGGTGTAAAATAACCGAAATTCCGGTTGTGATTATCATGGATATAACAGAACTCACAAATAAACTTGAAAAATATTTGGGTGGCGACATAAGCACATCAGTCGATTTAGACAGAGTTGATGACGAATTAATACCCGTTGGAAAGTTGATCAACAGGCTGATTGAAGAAAAAAATAATTGCGACAAAAAGGGGGATTATCTTTACAAAACTGTAATTACAGCCCCGATTCCTCTGTTAATGATAGACCAGAATCTCGTAATTGAGGATCTGAATGATGATTTTATTGAATTATCGGGACTGAATAAAGAGAATATCATCTCACGAAAGATGAGTGATCTCTATTCTGAGTTTAACATCATAAAAATTGAGGGTGACGGGACAAAGGATGCCCTTGAGAAGAAAAGAAGAACAGAAGGCAGGTTCAACATGACCTTCAGAGGGGAGAAGAGAATAATAAAAGTAGCTGCAATCCCCGTCCTTGACGGGAAAGGTCATGTAAGAAATATAAACACAACATGGGTTGATATAACCGATATAGAAAACGAGAGAGCCTGGTTTGAATCAATTCTTGATGTAATACCATTCCCTGTATCAGTTACAGACATGGATATGAACTGGACCTATTTAAACACTGCAACAGCAAAAATGGCAAATGTCAGTAAAAAAGAGGCTATCGGCACACAGTGCAGCAGATGGAATGCAAATATATGCAAAACAAAAGACTGCGGTGTCGAATGCTTAAGAAAAGGAAAAGATAAGACATTCTTTGAGCAGGACGGCGGAAACTTCATGGTGGATGCCGCATGGATCAGGGATGCTGCGGGTAAGAATATCGGCCATGTTGAGATAATTCAGGACATCACCGCAACAACAAAAGTGGGGGAATATCTGAAGCAGGAGGTTGCAAAGGTTGCAGCTGACCTTGAATACATAGCAAAAGGGAGATTTGAAGATGTAAAGCTGACTGTCGGAGAGGCAGACCAATACACAAAGGATGTAAGGGAGCAGTTTGTGGAGATCACAGAATCAATAAGATCTGTAAATGACACCTTCAGAGGGCTTGTTGTTGAGATTGAGGAACTTGTCACTGCCGGAACAGACGGCAGGCTTGGAGTCAGATCTGATAGTAAAAAGTATCACGGCGAATATGTTGACCTCGTTGAAAACCTCAATAATTTAATGGATGCCATTGCAACGCCTATAAACGAGGCAATGACCATATGCAACAGTTATGCAGATGCAGACTTTACAGCAAGATTTTCAGACATTATTCCTGTAAAAGGTGATTTCCTGAAATTTAAGGAGGCAATAAATGCCATAGGGATAAATGTTGCTGAAGCGATGAAAGTGACAAGCAATGTCACAAAACAGATCTCAGCAAACTCATATGAGGTCGGAAAGGGAACTGACGAAGTTGCAAAGGCGGCAGAAGGGGTCGCAAACACAAGCCAGAAAGCGGCAGAACTGACAAAAGAACTGCTGATCAGCATTGAGGATATAAACCGGCAGATTGCCGACCTTTCAGCATCCAATGAGGAGATTGCCAGCACATCACAGGAAGTATTCAATGCCGCAAACCATGTCGTCGAAATTGGAAAAGAGGCACAGGGACTTGCCAATGATACAAACAAAAAGATGGGCAATGTCGAAAAAATTGCAAAGGAGAGTGTTGATGAGATATGCGACCTGACTGAGAAGGTAAAGGAAGTCAGCAATGTCGTAAAACTGATAAATGACATCACAGGACAGATTAATCTCCTTGCCCTCAATGCAGCCATTGAAGCAGCACGTGCGGGTGAGCACGGACGTGGATTTGCTGTTGTTGCCGGAGAGGTCAAAAACCTTGCAGCAGAGGCCAGAACAGCAGCAGATTCAATAGGAAGCGTTGTTTCGATGGTTCAGACAAGCAGTGAGAAGACAGCCGGAGCAATTAATAATGCCAACAAAGAGATCGTTGACGGTGTTGAGAGCGTGACAAAGACACTTGAAGCCCTCAATACAATAATCAGCAATGCCGGACAGGTCACAACCGATATAGGCGAGATCACAAAGGCAATTGAGGACCAGGCAAATATATCCAACAATGTCGTCCAGTCGGTTGACAAAGGAACATTAAAGACAAAAGAGGTTCAGAGAGAAGCAGAGGAACTTGCAGCCCTTGCAGAAGAGGCAAGTGCATCTGTAGAAGAGATTGGAAGTGCAATTCATGAAGTAAATGCACTTGTAAAAGAACTTGACACTGCAAATGCCAGATTCAAATACTGAGAGGAGATTAATATGGCTGAAATGAAAGATGTCGTACAGTTTGAAATAGGAGGAGTGCAGTATGCACTTGATATACATATTTCAAGAGAGATTGTTGAAATGATGACGATAACGCCTGTGCCAAGGGCACCGGCACACATCGCAGGAATAATCAACCTCAGAGGCGAGATAACCAATATACTAAACCTCAATTATTTAATGGGGCTTCCCGCCGGAAATAAGGCAGAAAACCAGAAGATCATCGTCCTTGTTCCGGAAGCCGCAAACGGC
This window harbors:
- a CDS encoding GAF domain-containing protein — protein: MTKLFLKQKYNIPVETKNSPEEALKYLNEKNVDLIVSDYEMPDMNGIEFLKIVKEEYPGIPFIIFTGRGREEVVIEALNYGVEYYIQKGGDPKSQFAELSHKIRTAIEKKKADEKLLMDEKRFETLLEFTNRSDSDLKSLMDYALEENIKNTESTHGYFAFVEEENDLLKMYSWSVNAMDECRIKNISKEFRIPKTGLWGEPIRQRRAIITNDYSADNPGKKGLPKGHVGITRHLGVPIFDGEKIVLLAGVANKEKEYDESDIRQITLLMKGLWNTIRQHEYERKIETAKRELRDIKAGISPDNNSPKKNETNSHLAASPEISSKKTVETFLNTNYLNLKKLQDVQDLLSAVTGISMVISSADGHPVTKFSKSGSICDILSQNYEKAGEICKKHSVQAIEYIKRNNIPKTWECEATGLICGAVPVNISEEPDGIWYIGNCRIKTGYEKLTRFLKSVQADEETSSKIINEYLAQKIYSKDEFEDIISLVWHLSIYLSHIKDINLRQLRDAEARESYYENSGKLKEMGLKILKADSIDEIFRIILSTAIEVSDMDCGAIYIYDEKSGSMHLRNYTGLTEEFIKYIEKTVFCDRYYNRILKGDCIYDCCSNTSGEYSKENLVHENLKTSGIIPIIHYSGIKGCIVVASHTADQIEYDKKLILEALSAQVAVSITKD
- a CDS encoding chemotaxis protein CheW — its product is MAEMKDVVQFEIGGVQYALDIHISREIVEMMTITPVPRAPAHIAGIINLRGEITNILNLNYLMGLPAGNKAENQKIIVLVPEAANGSNVGLIVDDVQSVLQVSEDDIDQMDETMSKEAYVKGIIKIGKEGDEKKNLVIWMDIAKILSDTLTEA
- a CDS encoding methyl-accepting chemotaxis protein, producing MDITELTNKLEKYLGGDISTSVDLDRVDDELIPVGKLINRLIEEKNNCDKKGDYLYKTVITAPIPLLMIDQNLVIEDLNDDFIELSGLNKENIISRKMSDLYSEFNIIKIEGDGTKDALEKKRRTEGRFNMTFRGEKRIIKVAAIPVLDGKGHVRNINTTWVDITDIENERAWFESILDVIPFPVSVTDMDMNWTYLNTATAKMANVSKKEAIGTQCSRWNANICKTKDCGVECLRKGKDKTFFEQDGGNFMVDAAWIRDAAGKNIGHVEIIQDITATTKVGEYLKQEVAKVAADLEYIAKGRFEDVKLTVGEADQYTKDVREQFVEITESIRSVNDTFRGLVVEIEELVTAGTDGRLGVRSDSKKYHGEYVDLVENLNNLMDAIATPINEAMTICNSYADADFTARFSDIIPVKGDFLKFKEAINAIGINVAEAMKVTSNVTKQISANSYEVGKGTDEVAKAAEGVANTSQKAAELTKELLISIEDINRQIADLSASNEEIASTSQEVFNAANHVVEIGKEAQGLANDTNKKMGNVEKIAKESVDEICDLTEKVKEVSNVVKLINDITGQINLLALNAAIEAARAGEHGRGFAVVAGEVKNLAAEARTAADSIGSVVSMVQTSSEKTAGAINNANKEIVDGVESVTKTLEALNTIISNAGQVTTDIGEITKAIEDQANISNNVVQSVDKGTLKTKEVQREAEELAALAEEASASVEEIGSAIHEVNALVKELDTANARFKY